Proteins encoded within one genomic window of Nomascus leucogenys isolate Asia unplaced genomic scaffold, Asia_NLE_v1 001256F_45114_qpd_obj, whole genome shotgun sequence:
- the LOC100585177 gene encoding sorting nexin-12 yields the protein MSDTAVADTRRLNSKPQDLTDAYGPPSNFLEIDIFNPQTVGVGRARFTTYEVRMRTNLPIFKLKESCVRRRYSDFEWLKNELERDSKIVVPPLPGKALKRQLPFRGDEGIFEESFIEERRQGLEQFINKIAGHPLAQNERCLHMFLQEEAIDRNYVPGKVRQ from the exons ATGTCGGACACGGCAGTAGCTGACACCCGGCGCCTTAACTCGAAGCCGCAGGACCTGACCGACGCTTACGGGCCGCCAAGTAACTTCCTGGAGATCGACATCTTTAATCCTCAGACGGTGGGCGTGGGACGCGCGCGCTTCACCACCTATGAGGTTCGCATGCGG ACAAACCTACCTATCTTCAAGCTAAAAGAGTCCTGTGTACGGCGGCGCTACAGTGACTTTGAGTGGCTGAAAAATGAGCTGGAGAGAGATAGCAAG ATTGTAGTACCACCACTGCCTGGGAAAGCCTTGAAGCGGCAGCTCCCTTTCCGAGGAGATGAAGGGATCTTTGAAGAGTCTTTCATCGAAGAAAGGAGGCAGGGCCTCGAGCAGTTTATTAACAA AATTGCTGGGCACCCATTGGCTCAGAATGAACGCTGCCTACACATGTTCCTGCAGGAGGAGGCAATTGACAGGAACTACGTCCCGGGGAAGGTGCGCCAGTAG